One Zingiber officinale cultivar Zhangliang chromosome 10B, Zo_v1.1, whole genome shotgun sequence genomic window, TCACATTCCATAATATTTGTTTGGAATGATATGGGCAAAAAACATGCATCATACATTAATCAGTATGTACTTTGGCataataaattaattgataaattatcATAATTTGGAGAAAGAACGATGTATGCGTTTGGGGAAAGAACAATGGGAAGATAGGAagaaagaaattaggtttttACATTTAGGATTTTGCGTCTTTTATTATGTGTGAGTTGCACGTGAACATCTTctgttacttttaataatgaaataaattgaAGGATTGAACtgggaattttttaaaaatatttgggatGCAATCGGGAATGTTAAAACAATTAGGGCTGAattgagaattttttaaaaatatttgggatGCAACCGGGAACATTAAAACAATTAGGACTGAACcgtgaatattttaaaaacatttgggATGCAACCAGGAATATTAAAACAATTAGGACTGAACCGGGAAAGTATCCAAACATTTGAGACTGAACCGGGAATTTTCCCGCTCAATGGGGATAAAGTTCATGTAGCCCACCCAGATAGTTAGGAACAGTGCCGCTTGTTGATGATGTTGATTCTGCTAGTGATGATATGGATATATGGGGGTGGTTAAGTTAATACTGACTAAAATATTCAATTTTGTACTGAGATCGTGCTTGTGAGTTGGGATTGCATTCTCTTCTTTGCTCACTGGAACGTGACCACTGAGATAGTTAGTGCTCTTTGCATCTTCAAGAGATGATTGGGGCTTCCATTAATCCACGAGGTCCGGCGACAATGCAGGTCAAATTGGGACTGAGGTTCAGTAAATTTTAGACAAGCACAAGCTTAAAAGGAAAAGAGGTAAATGAACATATTTATGATGGTGATGCTAAAGGTGATGAAGAAAACGCAGATGAAGATGATGGTTCATGGTTGGGATCATTTTCAATCTTTTCCTGCTCTGCAAGACTGCAACTGATTCTGCAGTCGAATGTCACATGATGGTGCAGCAAGATTGGAGCCCGCCCTTCACTTGATCCAGCCGACAATAGCCATGATCACCCTGGTGCACCTCCCATGGTGAAGACAAAGAGGTTAATGATACAGATGGTGTATCACCAAAAGAACCACAAACCTTGGCGTGGATAAACTAGGGAAGACTCGAGTGTTTCACAGATAGAAGAGATAGTCGTACAAAATAGTTGTGAATTCAAGCGGTTAAAAGAATAGTGCAAAGAATGATGTTCAATCTAAACTCAGGCATCAGTGGTTACTAGACTCGAAGCAGCCATTATGAAAATGATTTGAAACTTGTCTGCTAATAGTCAGTGAAATATGCCGTAGAGTAACATTGAGATGCCAAGACAACACATTGATCTTTCTGAAAATTAAATCTGCCGTCTGACTAAACCTGATGAAAGCCATTCATCAGTGTCGTCGTCTGTTAAATTGTGTAAATCCGCCAAGAGTTGTTAGTATTGGGATACATAAGGCACATACACCGCAACTGCTGTCCGGCCATCCTTTGTTCGAACATGATTTAACAACAACCAAAAAAAATGATTACCTATTGCATTATCTCGAGTCTGAGAGTATGAAGAATCGTGATGATTGAAGAGTAGACAACAATCCAAGGCAAAAAAGACACTGATCAGAACAATGAGATTGAGGGACCaagaaacatttttttttcttctttttttttccagaTTTAATCAAGTAGACTATAAGGACGAACGCAGATCAGCAAACATGAAACGCCATTGAACCACAACCTTTATCCATATAGGACGCAATGCAAAACAAAGTGAACCGAACACAAGCGAACAACAAATTGAAAAGTTCCCTCAAGCTACAACTAGAACAAAGACTAGATAACTACGAAGCCCATCCGTCAAAGCGCGACAACGGCATCGAAAGATTACGTTCAACTCCTCCAGCTCCCATCGGACGCACCGCCCCTCGAGTAGCGGGAaccgccaccgccgccgccgccatccccatagccgccgccgccgcctccataGCCACGTTCACGACTATATCCACCGCCGCTGCCACCACCTCCACCGCGGCTGTACCCTCCTCCTTCACGACGGCCGCCAGCGTatcctccaccaccaccaccaccaccgtaGCCACCGCCTCCGCCACCGTACCCACCACCGCCTCCACTTCGAAAACCTCCACCGCCTCCGCCACTGCCGCCGCCATTCCTACGGTTTTGGGCTTCATTAACAGTGATATTCCTTCCATCGAGGAGCTGTCCGTTCATTCCCTCGATAGCGTCCCGCATCGACTGCTCGTCGCGGAAAGTGACGAACCCGAACCCCCTCGACCTCCCAGTCTCCCGGTCGTTGATGATCTGCTCCCAAAAAACACGAAGAGGCACGATCGGATCTCAGATCTAGAAATATAGAAACAAACCAAAACAATATGAGACTAGATCTAGGATTTAGAATAGATCGTCACCTTCGACTCCAGGATCTCGCCAAAGGAACTGAAAGCCCGTTCGAGGGAGGAGTCATCGGTGGCCCAAGCCAGACCGCCGACGAAGCATCGGAACTCGACATCAGAAGCCGCCATGGACAAGGAACCGAACCGGAACAGAACCCTAGATCCAAGAGGGGGAGGAGAAGCCAACCCACCCCTTTGAGCGCACGAGAAAATCAATAACGCTCCACCGCGCGCATTTAAAGACCGGGCGACGGGCCGATGCGGTGACATTACCGTGGGGCGAGGTTTTCTTTATCCCTTCTTGGGGCGCCTCGCTCGCGGCTGTTTTGTTACCGCGGAGGAGCGGACGCCCGGCTGCTTTAGGAAAGCTGTCACCCCAATTCTTATCTCGTCCTACGTGGCGGTCGCCAATCCAACAGTGGGTCCGATAAGTGAGGTGATCGACCGATGTTGCGTGTCCCGTGGACTTCGGAGAAAATATCTGATGAAGTAATTTACTATTATGCCCATGCACCGGATCGAGGATAATATTCTCTTGATTGTGCTCCGTGCGCATCAACGAAGGAAAGAAGTCATTTGAACTTTTATCGTTAATGGGTCTTGTTTGATGggctaaaatttttatttaggctTTACGGCCCATCAAATGAGCTTAATTCATGACGGAAAAGGACGATGAATTAATCATTCCAATCCATCAAGCAACCTAGTTTAGTTGGcacatttttcatttttattttttaaaaaatatatattttttagaaaataaaaaataatttttagatattttttatttttctaaaaaacactatatattttttaagaaaatggatataaaaaatacaaatcaaataatatttttttaaaaaatatgtattttttaaaaataaaaatgaagaacGTACAAATCAAATACATCCTTAATTTTTATCCTAAGCTACAAGAAAGTCTACGTAGTAACTAAGTATCCATGATTTTATTTTCACACATTGCAAAATATTTTACTATAGTGAGATAACAAACTTAGATGTTGGGCTTACTGAACTGATCAATTAAAATTTCTCATACGATCGAATCAATTCTCTCCGAAATTAAACCGGCCGGGAGGACTATCTGAGatataagaaaaaaaacaaataaataaaaaaagaagcATTCTGTCACCGTCAAAATCATGCTAAGTGGAGAGTGCACCACCAAAAGCACCTTTCATATTGCAGCTTGGGTCCACAGATTGAATTATGCAAATGTTTTCAAGACGGTTTTGATACTTAACGTCAGTAAAAGTTACACAAGTTGGATATAGCCGACAGATACAATTGAGTCGTCTTgacctcttttttttctttttcatagcAAATTTAAGACTATAATGTTTGGAAATTTCAAAACTTGAATTACAAATATTTTTTTCTGCCTTTGTTTGTCTAACCAAAGGTCGGCATAGGAGTAGTACGAGGATCTTGATGGACTTGAAGCATCATCCTCTAGTGCCATGTTAAGGCCGATCACTCTGTGATTTTGAGCTTAAAGATCCTGCAACAAATTAAAATAGCTACATCATTTTGGTAAAACTTATATGAAATTCGATAAATGTATTTAATATACATATATTATATTTAAGAGATGTCATAAGATAATCCGCCTTATAGAGTGTATTAAATATCTGTAATAAAATTCATAATATGAGAAAATTtatgattagatcacaactaatgaatatatatatacacatataaTTATAAATGTATTGAAATATTCCTTAGTCGATAAATTAATGAGTTTGGATAACATCGATTATGAGAGATTAGCGCATGTAATACTCCTTGGTTTATCTAAGCAGCTGCTTCTCACTGGCTGAAGATATTGAGATATCAAAAGTTAAACGTTGATGCTAGTTAaggataactagttcattgaagtGACTTATCGTAAGACTtcatataattatataaatatacgGATATATCAATAAAGATATCATTACTGCTCGAATGCAAGTTTATTTCGATTTGAGGTATtaaagtcatcttggtcatggaaacttatactttgacatcttaagcaagcatcttctAATAGATGTGGACCTGAgataattgggtataagttgaagtgcccgaaggtgATTGAGTAGTCAGagaggattcactgctccttgtaaaaggagatgtataccctataaCCGCTTGTGAGGATTATTAttctaggggtgtcaaaaatgaactcgACCCGATAATCTGACCCGGGTTGACACGAAGAATATTGGGTTAGGGTTGGAAATTTTAGGATTAGGGTCAGATCGAGTTGGACCCAAAATCTGACCCGAACTTTTTTGGGATTGAGTTGGGTTCAAGTCAATCCAGGTTGACCTGAATTAAAAATCAAGTCACCCATTAACCCGAACCCACCTAAACtaaactaatttttttatatttaatatttataaaagtTCAAAGGTGAGTTACACTGTTATAGTGTTACTtatataaagaagagaaaaagaataaTTTAGATATAAAATTTAATAGGTTAAAAAAGAGAGTACTTATTAGTTTTTACCGTaaggataaaaataataattttatgatagtttaatttaatattttaatttagaaatctaatatttagaaGGGTATTTTAGTAAATTAGTGGTAATTGTGGGATTGTATTTGTAGGCATTTTGAGTATTTTAAGTGATTTGTGATCTGGTGTCTGGTGAATTACCGATCAATTTGTTAGGGCTAAATGCTTAAGGAGTTAGCAGGGCAGAGGGGTTGGGGAACGATGGTTCATGGTTCGTGATTCTGTTTCCCCACGACAACATGAATTCTCAGCCTATTTTTCTCGATCAAGAGGAGGATAGTGAGGAGGAGGGACTAGAGGGTGCACTAGTTGTATCTACTACTACGAGAGATTTAGATGCAGATGAAGAAATGTGTTCGCAAGGCAAGGTCTCCAGCTCCAGAAGTGGCAAACAAAAGAGAATCTTGAAATCAAAGTGGTGGTGATATTTTGAGATGCTTCCTAAAGTAGAGGGAGAAGATTTGCGTTGCAAATGTAAAGCTTGTGGGATTACATATAAAGCGGAAGTAGCATGGGTACAAGtaatgtaaaatacggtgccgagataataattaaataataaggttatttgacaaataatcttattagatttttcaagaatttttaaaaattttctgaaaattaattggagctcgtatgatgaatTTAAGAGGATAAATTTATAGACTTGGTAAAAGCCCGTTTAGATATCCCAATTAAGTTAGGCGTTGATtgattaaattaacctaaagttagttaattaaagTATAGGTATAAAAATATAACCTAGGTTTCTTTTTTCCTCATCACGCCAATTTCTCTTCCTCCCCCACCCTCTCACGACGTCGCTCGAACCCCTCTTCATCCGCCGCACACCTCTACCTTTCTCTCTCGCCACGCCGCGCCACCAACCGCCCACCACCGACTGTCGTCTCGATACCGTGCACTCTCCCTCGCATTTTCGCTCCGATGCCTCTGCCGTGCCGGCCGTCCGTGAGGCCACAGTCGGTGCTGTCCTTCCCTAAACCAGTCGTCGGCTGGGAGAGAGATCACCACTGCCTGAGCTGATGCCGCCCTCTTCCGATTGCTCGTTGCTGCCGGTCACCGAGCCCCGACGCTAAcaagcgagccaccaatcctgaGACGTCGGTGCCCTATGATGCAGTCGTCGTTGATCTTCAAACTGCCTTCCCTTTTCAATAGGCTGAGCAGTATAGCTCTGCTCTGACCACCATAACTTCACCAGCAGCTAGTCCAGATGGGTGCCCCGCTGGCCACAGTGAGTTGCAGCAGTAGGGAAAAGAAGCCAGAGGTTTGATTCGGGTAACAAACCTCTTTTGTTAAACCTAATTCAGTGATGATTAGTTCTTCGATTTAATAGGCGATTAGTGGCTGTGGTGATCAATAAGAGATTAAGTTACTATGCCTAGTTGATTTAAGACACTGAttaaataatgtatttatttgggtgagttttggagataaatcatgtatagacctaatctaattaggttgtagtatGATTAAGGTTAATTGggggattaatccataatcatgttcTATTCGAATTACTTGAATTAGGTGGGGAGTTATTTAGATATTTACTTTATATGTAACTggataaatatattatgtgactGAAGGACTTGGATTCGAGACGGACGTCTCAACGTAGGATTCTGGAtatgatctacgtataaaggcgggtacttcttactttgactctATAGTTttttgaacttggtgcatgaactatttttggataaggactgtgttaccttgactccactcttatttttcctgcgcttgatacttccacatgatctttgagatattcatttccatatctatatagtctcttGTTGTTGCCCATGAtaggtagcagatactagataccatattTGTATGTTataactgttgtttatttatgtatcgtattgagcatgctggtttcatgtagcatacctaatttctgcttatatttgtatgatgactgttgcatttggcgcatcatatcaTGTATGAATGTCAACGataaattctcccttgcggttgagagagtcgttgaccaaggccgcatcctcggccactcgagagagtgatagctggagttgatgccgcttgtcttgTCGTGCTTCGTCTCAGTCACTCATAGATAAtgatagctggagttgtgagcagcagggaccccgtcgcagatgtagctagttagctactatgcaagtgtcccctcggccactcgagagagtggtagccagagtggtgtacagtctgtcactgatgttaggaccgaaaagtagctagagggggggtgaatagctcgtcgcgtgctagatgctcgtcgttgcttgtttcttcaaagatgcgcagcggaaaatacagaaacaaaaacatacaactctaacacggttggtttacttggtatccacctcacaagaggtgactagtccaaggatccacacctacacacacacccttcactaataaaactctcctttatggtaactaccaagggcggagaagccctacaagactcaatacaagaagaaagggaaaggtaatgaaatacaagcttacaagcttacaatgagagcaaaaaccctaaccctagtttcttcttcttgctttgatccgcctcttgacttggaagaacctctaagagccttcaagaactggcgatctcgagcttgagaagagctgtgtagaagctggtgaagatctgaaaatgaatcggtgaagaggtaccgcagccatcgcacgcctgcagctcaaatacgacgcaatggtcggatcccgatcgattcgaaaactcccaatcgatcggggaggctttggatcgatccacggatcgatccagagcgcctctgtgctctgaagaaaacgcctggatcgatccacggatcgatccaacgcttatcgcgcgaaccagcagcgtcccaatcgatcggctgatcgattgggacctctggatcgatccacggatctatccagaggctctctgttcgctgggaaaggcctggatcgatccactgatcgatccagctcttggtttttgcccaaaaccaagtcccaagcctctcaatccaatattcggtcaaccttgacctattggtatatcatgcctagcatctggtcacttccttgacctgccaggactccccaccaagtgtccggtcaatccctttgacccacttggacttttctcttcgtgccaagtatccggtcaatcactttgacctacttggactctcaccagatgtctggtcaaccttgacctatctggatttctcttgcctggcttcactcaccaggactttcccaatttcctagcttcactcactaggtctttcacctggcttcactcaccaggattttcctcctgcctagcttcactcactaggacttcccaattgcctagcttcactcactaggtctttcaactggcttcactcaccaggattttcctcctgcctagcttcactcactaggtctttcactctgcctaacatcccagttaggacttcccagtcaagtatccggtcatccttgacctacttgactcttcttcaatcaaccttgcattgtcaaacatcgaaacccaaaccaagaccaagcttggtcaaccaggtcaaccttgacctgagggatgttgcaccaacaactaaCCCGGTctctcgaccatataggggtcatggtgcagaggggtgggcgggagtgatcgtccgtgcatacgctgttgttatacttgttttgGCTGCTACtgtttacatatgctgttattTCTTATTTACTGCTGTTGCTCACTTATGttgctatgcttgcttatgttgagatataccctCGTTGTAGGTGTTTAGTCCTTGGTTTACTTATTGAAAGTTTGTATATGCCTTACATATTTTCTCTGTAGTTATGagaagtactgtagcagattagtattaCTTctaaccttctattactagcctaagATATGGTTTCAgatatgagcatttattatgattttgttttagtatctgctattctcttataagactgtatactcttggctcactttctatttgtatattatgttcatacACTATCTTTCCTtatccgctgagttccaatactcaccaccccacaaaatggtttttcttttGCAAGTAGTAGATAGATGAGTCATAGATACTTGGAGAGTCCCGACTACCGGTCTCACTTCCCACATCATATCTGAGgacatttatcaattttatttccgCTTTATGTGTATTTTTAGTATTCAGCAGTTTTAGTATTGTATAAATTTGTCTGTGTTTGGAGTTTGATTCGTGGTGTTTTACTATCGTGATCttatggttgtgtaagcctaattggctagtaaactttagttgttgattgtgggttttctcttcattttttcgtTGTGCTTTTAATACAGTCGTGTGGGTtgaatattaactgcgtggttgttttattGATTTATGTCTAGTCAGGTAGGctgtgttatataaactgcgtggttatgtatgttccagccgtgtgggct contains:
- the LOC122029786 gene encoding glycine-rich RNA-binding protein GRP1A-like, with protein sequence MAASDVEFRCFVGGLAWATDDSSLERAFSSFGEILESKIINDRETGRSRGFGFVTFRDEQSMRDAIEGMNGQLLDGRNITVNEAQNRRNGGGSGGGGGGFRSGGGGGYGGGGGGYGGGGGGGGYAGGRREGGGYSRGGGGGSGGGYSRERGYGGGGGGYGDGGGGGGGSRYSRGGASDGSWRS